From Terriglobales bacterium, a single genomic window includes:
- a CDS encoding glycerophosphodiester phosphodiesterase, with product MLLLGHRGARRCAPENTMAAFECALVHGCHGFEFDVRLTSDGRCVICHDPQFAGRSIEISRYDQLAPPPPCLPDVLQAFSSRAFLDIELKVTGLEAEVVAMLRDRPPERGYLVSSFLPVVIERLHAQDKSVPLGLICDSRRQFTAWTRLPIVAVFLERGLLVPGIVEELHTAGKQVFVWTVNREREMRHLAALGVEGIISDDTRLLAQVLSMPAPSAAP from the coding sequence GTGCTCCTGCTCGGCCATCGCGGCGCTCGCCGCTGCGCTCCGGAAAACACCATGGCCGCATTCGAATGCGCGCTCGTGCACGGCTGCCATGGCTTTGAGTTCGACGTTCGCCTGACCTCCGATGGCCGCTGCGTTATCTGCCACGATCCGCAGTTCGCCGGACGCAGCATCGAAATATCGCGCTACGACCAGCTTGCGCCGCCGCCGCCGTGCTTGCCTGACGTACTGCAAGCATTCTCCAGCCGCGCTTTTCTCGATATCGAACTGAAGGTCACCGGTCTCGAAGCGGAGGTGGTCGCGATGCTCCGCGATCGTCCGCCGGAGCGAGGCTATCTCGTCTCCTCGTTCCTGCCGGTCGTGATCGAACGTCTTCACGCGCAGGACAAGTCTGTTCCACTCGGCCTGATCTGCGACTCGCGACGGCAATTCACTGCTTGGACGCGGTTGCCGATTGTTGCCGTTTTTCTCGAGCGCGGCCTGCTCGTGCCCGGAATCGTGGAAGAACTCCACACGGCTGGAAAGCAGGTTTTTGTCTGGACGGTAAACCGCGAGCGCGAAATGCGTCATCTCGCCGCGCTCGGCGTAGAGGGCATCATCTCCGACGACACCAGGCTGCTGGCGCAAGTACTCTCTATGCCGGCGCCTTCTGCCGCACCTTGA